The region GTGCTGCGGTGAGGGCGGAGGGTCCGGGGATGGCGATGATGGAAACTTCCGCGCCAAGCGAGGTACGGATAGCAGCCACAAGCTTAGCGCCGGGATCCGAGATCGCAGGCGTCCCGGCGTCCGAGACGAGCGCTAAATTCTTTCCTTCTTTCAAAAGCTCGACGATCTTCTCTTCTTTGGCCTCATCGGAATTCGAATGATATGAGAGCGTCGGCGTATGGATATCGTAATGAGAGAGGAGCTTGCGGGTGAGCCGCGTATCCTCGCAGAGGATCATGTCAACTTCTTTCAATATGCGAAGCGCGCGCGGAGAAACATCTTCTAAATTCCCGATCGGTGTCGCAACGACGGAGAGAGTAGCCATAGATTTATGAAAGTATAGCTTCACCTACCTTGTGCGCCTCGCCAGCGCCAAGCGTAAGTACAAGATCAGAGGGACCAAGCGTGCTCTTGAGATATTCTTCCGCTTCAATGAAGGAAAGCGGAGAAACTTTGACTCCGCGCTTTCCGAGTTCGTCAGCGAGCATCTCGGAAGAGGTGGACCCGTCATCCTGCTCGCGCGCGGCATAGATCGGGAGCACAATCACTTCGTTGGCATCCCCGAAGCTCTCCGCGAATTCCGGAAGCAGGAGCCGCGTACGGCTATAGAGGTGCGGCTGGAAGACCGCCACAATGCGGCGATCCGGATACTTCTCCCGCGTACCTTCGAGCGCCGCTCGTACCTTAGGAGGGTTGTGCGCGTAATCGTCATAGACAAAGGCTCCCGCAGGAGTCTCACCCTTATACTCGAAGCGCCGTGCGGTACCTTCAAAGGAAGCGAGTGCGGGCAATACCACATCGTCTTTCACTCCTACAGTTCGCGCGGCAGAGAGTGCAGCCTTAGCATTCGCGATATTGTGTTTGCCTGGGAGCTTGAGCTGCGGGATTTCCCCCGCTTCAGCATAATTGACGACCGTAGCCCTGAGCCCCTCAATGACAGGAAACAGATGGGGGTTCGCCGTATCGCAGACGACGAAGCCGTCTTCAGGCACTTTGAGCGCAAGTTCGCGGAAGGCGCTCTGGATATCTTCAAGATCCCTGTAGTAATCGAGGTGATCCCGATCAATGTTGGTGATGACCAGCACCTGCGGAGAGAAGTAGAGGAAGTGCCTCATGTATTCGTCCGCCTCCACCACGAAATATTTTCCACCGCCTGGGCGGAAATTACTCTTGGTCTTGACGCGCAGCGATCCCACAACTGCCGTAGGATCAAGCTTTGCCTCCTCCAATATATCGGTAAGCATGGCAGTCGTGGTCGTCTTGCCGTGAGTACCCGCGACGGCAAAGAGGTAATACCCACGGGTCGCTTTCCCAAGGGCTTCGAAATATGAGAGCGTGGGCACGCCGCGCGAGCGCGCTTCTTCAAGCACCGCCGGATGCTTGGTGAGCCAGGCGTCGCTATATATGTAGCAATCGGCGGAAGGGAGCGCCTTGGGATCTAGGTCAAGGGAGATGGAGACTCCCTGAGCACGGAGCTCATCAAGCGTCGCCGCGCTTTCGTTATCCTCCGTGCCGGAGATCACACGACCCTCGTGATGCAGGAGCCGTGCGAGCGCGGAGATACCGATCCCTCCGATGCCAATGAGGTGTATCCGCTTCGCCTGTGTGAGAGATTCTTCCACGGAAAGGAGTATAGCAAATGACCCTACTTGAGCGCCCTGATGAGCTTCAGGAACTTCTCTCCCCTATCGTATTCATTCTGGAAGAGACCGAAGGACGCAAAAGCCGGACTGAAGAGGATGACGTCCCCCTTCTCAGTGGCATCGAAGGCTTCGCGTATCGCCCCCGAGAGATTGGTTACTCGCACAACCTTCTTTTCAAGCACCGCAGAAAGCACCAGCTTATCCGTCCCCGTTCCCGGCAGGAGGATTATCTTCTTCGTATGCTTCGGCAGGACCAAGAGGAGCTTACTCATATCGAGCTCCTTGTCCGCCCCGCCCATGATGAGGATGGGTTTCTGTGGGGCGAGAGCGGCGAGCGCTGCACGAGTCGCATCCGGCGTAGTGGCGTTGGTGTCGTTGTACACTTTGACCCCGCGCACCTCGCGCACGAATTCGAGGCGTCCCGGAAGACCGATGAAATTAGCCAGCGTCTCTCGCATCACATTCTCCGGCACGCCGAGCGCGCGGACAGCTTCCACAGCAAGCGCTGCGTTCTCCCGGTTGTGCTCCCCGGGAATAGCGAGTTTGAAGGAAGGCGGTAGCTCCGAAGGAAGGATCAGCTTCCCCTTCCACTCATGCTCCTTAACGATGGTACGGATCTGCTTGGCAATCCCGCGGCCCGCCACCAGTACACCCCCTTTATCCTGATGCAGGAAGATCTGCGCCTTGTCCTTGAAATATTGCTCCGGGTCGCTCTTGTAGTAGTTGCGGTGATCCTCGAGCAGATTGCTGAAGACGGCGACCTGGGGAGAGATCCTGGCTTCGCCAAAGCCCTGGAGCTGCCAGGAGTCGAGCTCAAGGACGGTAATATCGCCCGGCTTCACCTTGGGTAAAAGACCCAGAGTAGAGACGCCACGGACATTGCCGCCGAGGTGCACTTTTTTTCCTGAGGCCTTGAGCATCTCATACACCAGATGCGTGATGGTGGATTTTCCGCGAGTGCCGGTGACACCCACGATCGGCCCTGGTGCAAAGCGCGCGAAGAGTGAGGCACTCATCTCCACTGGTATCCCCTGCGCATGCGCTTCCGCGATGTAGGGAGAATGGAGCGGCACACCGGCATTCTTCACCACCAAATCAACGTTATGAAAATCTGCGATATCATGCTTCCCCAGGACATAGCGGATGTCTTTGTATTTCTTGAGCTTCGTAAGCGAAGGGCGAAGTTCCTCCTCGCTCTTGAGATCGGTCACCGTGAGCACAGCTCCGCACTTGGCCAGGAACTCAGCATCCCCTGCACCGCGGCCGAGAAGGCCTAGGCCCATGAGGGTAATGCGCTTCCCTTTGAAAAACGATTTATAGTCCGCAGGATTCATAGGAGACACTATATCCACCATACGGCTCTTTGCCCAGACCAGCCTCGTTAAACGGGATTGACTTTGCGCTGGCTGCGGAGTTATGGTGAAGCTTGGCCTTCCTGTTTTTCTGTGAACCGGGGCCAACGTGTAACCATAGACTTCTAGCTTAGGGGACTAAAACGATGAGTGGTCTGGACAAACCTCTGGTCGCACATCCACTGGAACTCGGCGATAACGGCGCACCTCTTCCCTTCGGAAGAGAACGCGGGCCACGAGACGAAGGCGAAAAGATCCCTCCTCCCTATGGAGATGATCTTGTCGTCCAAAATTGTCTCTTGGCTAAGACCAAGAAGCCGTAGAGCTAGGAACACAACCGGGGGCGAGGGTTCAGCGCAACCCTTGCCCCGGAAGGTAACGGCGTCCGATGAGGACGGCCGTTTTTTAATTTCGTCGCATGAACACGAAGAGGATACCCCAAGAGAGGAAAATGAGGGCGGAACCCGCGAGGAACGGAGCGTTCAAGCCGAGGAATCCACCGCCAAGACCGGCGGCCACCGGGATCACTCCCTGAGCGAGCGCCATGAGGGAGCCATTGATGCCGAGTGCTGCTCCCTGCCGGTCCGCAGAGACGCTCTTTGAGACGAGCGCGCTCATGTTGGCCATAGTGAGACCTTGCGGGATAGCGAAGAACGGCATGAGCACGAAGAGGTAGAGTGCTTCGGGCATGAAGGGATAAAGCGCGAGCATAGCCGCTACTGAGAAAATACTCACTTTCAGGATCTTCCTCTCTGCAAATTTTCCGGAGAGGATACGCAGGATCACGAGCTGAGTGAAGACGATCCAGAAGCCAGTAACAGCAAAGAAGGTGCCGACACCTTTCTCATCGAAGCCAAAGCGGTTTACCAAGAGGATGGAGATGAAGGAAGTGAAGAAAGCGAAGCCCGCCATATAGAGAAAGCTCGAGAGATATACTGGCCGGGCATCGTGATCATCGAACGCCGCCTTTATATTCTGAATCCCCTTCAGAATGTGGAAACTGCGCTTCTCAGCAGCAGGAGTGCGGCGTGTCTCCGGCAGGAAGAAATACAGGAAGAGGACGTTGAGGATGCCGAGCGCTCCTGCAAACCAGAACGGCGCAGACGCGCTATGAAAATACCCAGCGATCAATCCCCCGAGGAGCGGACCGAGGATGAAGCCGATGCCGAAAGCAGCCCCGGTGAGCCCGAAGTTCTTGGCCCGATCCTTGGGTTCGGTCACGTCCGCGATCGTCGCCTGCGCGATGCTGAAGTTCGCCCCCGCGATACCCGCCACGATACGGCTCACGATGAGGAGTGCGAGCGAAGCTGTCTCGACGCCGAAACCAAAGAGAAGCTGAGAAAGCGCAAGGACCGCGACGCCGGTAATAAGGAGTCGCTTGCGGCCATAGACGTCAGAGAGCTCGCCTAAGAGCGGCGCTGCGATGAATTGCATCAATCCGAACAAAGCAGTCACGAGCCCTGCAATGAGAAACTGCGCACTCTGCGAATAGCCCTGCAGAATAAAGTGCGAAGAAGCTGGATCGGTGAAGATGATCGGAATAATGGGAATGATCATCCCGATACCGATCATGTCGAGAAGCAGCGTGCCGAAGATAACGGGGAGGATTCTTTTTTGCATAAATAAAAAGCCTAAAGTTCTTGATTATGCACTTTGTGGGCGAGGGGAGACTCGAACTCCCAATCCCTTGCGGGAACTACGACCTGAACGTAGCGCGTCTACCAATTTCGCCACTCGCCCACAAAATCCACAATGACCCGCCCATACTAGCGGAAACCCCGATGTCGGACTAGCCCCGACTTTCAAAAGAACGAGAAACGAGAGAAACAGCAAGCAACATCAGAAGCGCGCTGATTGCCATCACCGGGAAGGTCACGTAACCGAATTCCTGGAAATAGATCTTGGAGCAATCGGGGCCATTCGCAGCACACGGAAGCAGAGAGAGATTGAAGGTCTGGAGAAGCCAGTGCGCCCCAGCGAAGAAGAGGCCGAAAACGGAGAGCGGGAGCGTGTAGCGCCAGATCCCGTTATCTCTCCGAAGCCAGGCAATGAAGAAGAGGACCACCTGCGGATAGATGAAGATGCGCTGCCACCAGCAGAGCGTGCATGGCTCGAAACCGACGATCTCTGAATAGTAGAGACTCAAGACGAAGGAGAAGAGAGCGATGAGTGCCCCCCAGAGGAGCATGGGCCGCACGAGCGAGGCAGGCAGATAATCCTGCGGATATTTCCCGAATAGCATCCCCGCAAATACTGCGACAAGCGCGATGTCCGCCACAACAGTAGCGAAAGAGAGGATCGTGGTGATGAGAGCTGCGTTCTCTGCCATAAGGACTTAATTGGAAGCAGGCAGCGGACATCCTGTCTTCTCGGCAAGGATGGCAGGAGTAAGCGTCTCAGCATCCCTCGTGCCGTCCGCGAATTGCCAGGTAGGATAGCCGGTAACGCCAGCATCCGTGCAGACCTTGAGCTGCCCCTTGCCGTTCGGCGTGGAGCACTCCACATACGGGAGAAGCTTGGCCGACTTGGCACCGAAGAGCGCCTTCTGCTCCTTGCAGTGCGGGCACCAGAACGCTCCATAGAAGGTCACCCCTTTCTCCTTGAGACACAAGGCAAGGCCGTCATACTGTCCCGGCGTGCGGGCATCGATGACGTACCAGGCTAGGAGTCCTCCGATGATGAGAACGGTGATAACGCCCCATACCCATTTAGCGGTTCGGTTCATAGGAAACATCCTAACATGCCGAATGACTCCTTAGGAAAGAGCATCTCCACTCAAGCCGACCATTTGGAAAATGAGCTGACAATGGTTCCGTATACCGGCAAGGAGGGCAGCCACGTACCAGGGAGCTGTACAGGAGAGGAGGTGTAATTGGCATTTCCAAAGCCTAGCTTGCCATTCAACCCATGCCCCCAAAGCCACAATGAACCATCGGCTTTTAAAGCAGATGTATGAAAATTCGCTGCAAAAACAGAAACCCAGGTGCCCGCAAGCTGCACTGGAGAAGAACGGTCAATAGTATCCCCGAGCCCCAAGCGACCACTCGCACCAGTGCCCCAGATCCACAGAGAACCATCGTCTTTAATGGAAGCTGTGTGATTTGCTCCAGCGGCCACCATACTCCACGAGCCAGATATCTGCACCGGAGAAGAACGGTCAGCAGTATCAGCAAGACCGAGCTTCCCAAGCGCTCCAGCTCCCCAGACCCACAGAGAGTTATCAGGTCTTAAGGCAGCACCGAACGCGCCGCCAAGTTCTACGATTTTCCATGTTCCAGCGAGCTGCGCTGGAGAGGAGCGATTCAAAGTATTTCCAAGACCCTGTCTCGCGTTAGTACCCGCACCCCACACCCACAACGTTCCGTCCGATCTCACACTTGAGCCGAAGGCGATGCCAAGAGATACGCTTTTCCAAGTCCCCGCGATCTGCACCGGAGAAGAGTGGTCTATTATGACCCCAAGACCGTGTCGTCCGCTTGTGCCATTACCCCATCCCCAGAGCGAGCCGTCTGGCTTCAGCGCGATTGAATGGGTGTTACCAAGAGAAGCGGCACTCCATGTACCAGTGATCTGCGTGGGAGAGGAGCGATCAAGAGTATCTCCAAGACCGTTCCTCCCGTTGGCAGCAGCCCCCCATAGCCACATGGAAGCATCTGGTCGAAAACCGATGGAGTGAGCGTTACCGAGCGTTATCGCGCTCCAAGTGCCCGCAAGTTGCACTGGAGAGGAGCGGTCGGCCGTATCTCCAAGACCCATCCGGCCACTGGAACCCGCGCCCCATATAAAAAGATTGGGACCGATATCCTTAGCGGCAGCCTGAGAATTGAAGGACAACCGATCCGACAGCATGTCTCTGAATTATTCCACCCTTTCCTGACGTCAACAACCAGAGAAGGGCAGGGGTTCCTAGGAGTTAAGCGAAAAAATTCTCCAAGATCTTGTGATATTCAGGAAAAAGCGTGATTTCCTTAAGATCTTCCTTCCCTATCCAGCGAACCTCAGCAATCTCCCCATCGTCAAAAGAAAACTGAGTGCTTTCATCCAGAGAACCTCGGAAGGCAATCGCCACAGTTTGAAGACCGGTCTTTCGCTTGATGAAAGTCCCTGCCCAGATTACTTCCCCTATGGTGGGTTCTACCCCTATCTCCTCGCGGATCTCCCGAGCTAGGCCAATCTCCAAAGTCTCCCCCGCATTCAAGACTCCCCCAGGAAGATCCCAGAAATCCTGGTCATGCGCGTTCCGACAGACCACTACTTTCCCGTTCGGAGAAACCAAGACCCCTTTGCACGATACCTTGCCAACAAAATGCTCTTCTCCTTCTTTCATATGGTGCGAGTGGAAGGAATCGGACCTTCGACCTTTTCATTATCAGTGAAATGCTCTACCACTGAGCTACACTCGCTTGTCGGAGGAATATAACAGAAAGGAGGGTAGGTGACAATTGAACCCAAGGAGGGATTCTTGGTTATCCACCCCTTGTGCTCAGGGCCACGGAATGTATGATAAGCGGCGTTACCAATTTTTTAGCCTCCTTCAAACAGACGGTCACCGACGTACTGGAGACGGAACGAGCGGAGGAAAATTCTCTAAGAGGAAATGGATCACCCCCCACAGAAGGAATACGAGACGGAGGTCGTCGAGTACCCTTGGATACCAAGCACTACTAAGAACCGCCAGCAGAAAAAAAGCCTCAAAAGCTCCCCTATCGCCGCGCCGGATAAACTGTCACGACTGATCGCAGAGCAGAATCCCCAGACGCCCTTCCTGGCTGTCGACCTGGATGTCATCGCCGCCAACTACAGATCCCTCCGCACCAACCTGCCGAAAGCGGAGGTCTTTTACGCAGTGAAAGCCAACCCAGAGCCAGAGGTGGTCCGTCTCCTCGTAGGACTCGGCTCCTCCTTCGACGTCGCGAGCCCTGCCGAGATAGAGCTCGTCCTCGGAGCCGGCGCAGAGGCGAACCAGGTCTCCTACGGCAACACCATCAAGAAGGAGCGCGATATCGCCTTCGCCTACGAGCAAGGCGTCCGCCTCTTCGCCTTCGATTCCGAAGAGGAACTCCTGAAGATCGCGCGAGTGGCCCCGAGATCCAAAGTCTTTTGTCGGATACTCACCAGCAATGAAGGCGCAGAGTGGCCGCTCTCACGCAAATTCGGCTGCGAGATAAGTATGGCCCGCGATCTCCTCATCAAAGCGCAGGAACTCGGCTTAGAGCCGCACGGAGTTTCCTTCCACGTAGGCTCACAGCAGACTCGTCTGGATCAGTGGGATACGCCACTCCGCGAAGCCTCTGAACTATTCACCTCGCTCAAAGAGGCTGGTATCACCCTCTCCATGGTCAACATCGGCGGAGGACTCCCTGCACACTACCAGAACGACATCGAACCAGTAGAGGCCTATGCCGCCGCGATCTCTGATGCGATGACGAAGTCTTTCAGGACAGAGCAGCCGCAGATGATCATCGAGCCAGGTCGCTCGCTCGTCGGCGACTCCGGCACTATCGAGACAGAGATCGTCCTTATATCTAAGAAGTCCTACACAGACGATGTCCGCTGGGTCTACCTCGATATCGGAAAATTCGGGGGTCTCGCCGAGACGCACGACGAAGCCATCAAATACCGCATCGAAGTGATCGGGCGCAGCGGCCCCACCGCCCCCGTGATCCTCGCCGGTCCCTCCTGCGATTCCGTAGATATCCTCTACGAGAAGTTCCAGTATCAGCTGCCGCTCTCGATGAGGGTGGGTGACCGCATCCGCATCCATGCGACCGGTGCATATACCTCGAGCTATTCCTCCGTCGGCTTCAACGGCTTTGCGCCGCTGCCCACCTATTGCATCTAGAGAATAGCAGGAATAGACTGCCACCAGACCAAAGTAGGTCTGGTGGCAGTTTTGCAATCCTTCAACCTTAGAGCAGGGGCACATGCCAATCAAACGGATTAACGGACGCACCACTCAATACAAGGGACGCTCCAGACAGGCACGCCCTGGAACATCCCGGGCCCTTAGGACCCAAGAGCAAGACCAAGAGGTAACCCCGAGCGACAAGGTCGCATGGACGGCCAAGCCGCCTGCAAAAGAGACCAGCCGTCCTTCTGCACAAGCGAGCGCTCGTGCCGCGCGCGATCTCCTCGACAAGAAGGCTGCTGCGCGAGCTGCTGCCAGAACCTCCACCACCTGACCGATACAACCCCGCCCGCCGTTCCTCAGAACGGCGGGCGGCGATTCGTTTACATACAAAAACAAAAGACCCCCTTGCTCTGCTGCGCGGAGTTGCGCGCAGCAGAGCAAGATGGGTCCGAGATCAGACGAGGAGAGACCGGAGCCAGGGATAGATATTCATCCATCCGTGAAGCCAGGGATAGTACTCGCTGTCAGCGAGAAACGTACCGATGCTGGCGGCGAAATAAAGCAGAAGAAGGAGAGCGAGGAAGGTGCGAATGTTGCCGTTACCAACGCATTCACCCTCGAGGTAGGCCCGTGAGTGGTTCTTGACCACTTCAAAGTCGATAAGCTTCGAATCGGAGTTTGCCACGGTGTTCCCCCTTCGGAACGTTAAGCTGTTTTAACTATACACACAATATACATATCTGTCAACCCCCTCTCAAACAAAGCAAAAACCACCCTTTTGGGGTGGTTTTTGCGAGTATTACTATCCTTTCTTTTGTTCCGTTCTAACCGTCCTTTCCCGGTACGGTGTCGGTCGCTCCAATTTAAGGTTTAAGAGCGATTACCTACTTCTTGCGAAGTATCGGCCGATCAGTCCTAGGCTTGCGCCCGGACATTTCAATTTGAATAATTCCACGAACAGCTTCCGCTACCCGTGCCTTGTTACGACTTACTCCCTGTCACCGAGCTTACCGTGATCCCGCTTGCGCGGGGCTTCGGGTATTCCCGGCTCCCTTGAGTTGACGGGCGGTGAGTACAAGACTTGAGAACGTATTCACCGCGGTATAGCTGACCCGCGATTACTAGCGATTCCGGCTTCATGGAGTCGAGTTGCAGACTCCAATCTGAATTGGGGCCACCTTTCTAAGGATTTGCTCCGGCTCGCGCCATTGCGTCCCGTTGTAGTGGCCATTGTATCACGTGTGTAGCCCAGGGTATCTAAGGGCATGCTGACCTGGCGTCATCCTCTCCTTCCTCCCCCGCAGCTACGCACCTTTCTTTTTAGAAAAGCTGCGCAATTGCGGGGGCAGTCTCGCCTGACACTTGAAACAGGCAACGAGGGTTGCGTTCGTTACCCCACTGAAGGGAACAGTTCAAACCACGAACTGACGACGGCCATGCACCACCTGTCTAGCCGCCCTTGTGAGGCGCTAAATCTTTCGGCTTAGCTTCGTCTAGATTTCTAACCCTGGTAAGGTTCTTCGTTTAACGTCGAATTAAACCACATGATCCACCGCTTGTGCAAGTCCCCGTCTATTCCTTTGAGTTTTAACCTTGCGGTCGTACTACCCAGGCGGTTTTCTTAACGCGTTAGCTTCGCCTCTCAGAGGGTCGATTCTCCGAAAAGCCAGAAAACAAAGTTTAGGGCGTGGACTACTGGGGTATCTAATCCCATTCGCTACCCACGCTTTCGTGTTTGAGTGTCAGAAATGCGCCAGCATGCTGCCTTCGCTTTCGGTGTTCCCCATAATATCAACGGATTTCACCCCTACACTATGAGTTCCGCATGCCTCTCGCACTCTCTAGTCGTACCGTTTCCCCCGCAGATCCAGGGTTGAGCCCCGGGTTTTAACAGAAGACTAATACGACCACCTACACACCCTTTACGCCCAATGATTCCGGATAACGCTTGGGGCCTCTGTATTACCGCTCCTGCTGGCACAGAGTTAGGAGCCCCTTATTCATGAGGTACCGTCAATTACTTCTTCCCTCATAAAAGACCTTTACGTCCCGAAGGACTTCATCAATCACGCGGCGTCGCTCCGTCAGGCTTGCGCCCATTGCGGAAGATTCTCGACTGCGGCCACCCGTAGGTGTATGGACCGTATCTCAGTTCCATCGGTGGGGGTCAGCCTCTCAGCTCCCCTAAGCGTCGTCGCCTTGGTAGGCCATTACCCTACCAACTAGCTGATACTGCGCAGGCTTCTCCAGAAGCGATAAATCTTTACTCTCGCGAGACTATCGGGAATTATCCTGCCTTTCGGCAGGTTATGCCCGACTTCTGGGTAAATTCCTACGTGTTACTACCTCGTCTGCCGTGGGTCTAACCCACTCGACTTGCATGCCTTATCCACGCCGCCAGCGTTCATCCTGAGCTAGGATCAAACTCTAATAAAAGAGATGTTGTCGCGATACAAAGCTTGCGCCTTGTATCGGGACACTATATCCGTTCGAACGGAACAAGAGAAAAGATAGTCTTTACTCATGCGTTTCGATGGTACTCAGGACTCCTGTTGATTAGACAGGATCCGAAATCATTTTTTGGAATAATTCTACTCCAACTTGCACAAGACCAATGTCTTGTTTGGCCCCTCGCAGCCGATGAGGGCGGAGGGGCTATGTCGTAACTTTTTCAAACATCAAGCCTCACCCATTCGTGAGGCAGGAATGCATTATACGCACGGGGAACCCTAAGTCAAGGAGCCCTGGAGGGCCCTTGACGAGGGGCTGAAATAAGGGCATTTTATGCCTCAGTCCCGTCCCCCACCGAGGTGATCCATGCGCCACTTCTCCCTGGCCATCTTGGCCTTCGTGGTTCTCGGTTTCCCCCCAAGCTCCGCAGGATGGATGTCGGTCCCAGAGGTCGAGGAGTGCAGTATCTTCGAAGTCGGCAGGACCGGCGTACTGCGGGCCGAACTCAATGAGACGACGAGGAAGAGGCGGGTATGCAGGATCCCCTGCCAAGCGGATCCCGCAATTCCAGCCTTCGCCCGCCACCCCGCCATCATCAAATTCGAGCCCAAAGAAGAAAGGTACTTCTTCAAGTGCGTACAAGAAGGGCCGATGAAGATTGAACGCTGAAGCAGAAAGCGCCTGACGACCCATCGTCAGGCGCTCCCCTTTTTATATACGAACACCGCCTACTTCCTCCGCTGCCACACTTCCGCAGTCACCAAGAGAGGCGACGCGATGAAGATCGAAGAGTAGGTACCTGCGATGATACCCACGAGGAGGGCGAGCGAGAAGTGCTGGGTAGAGTGGCTACCGAAGACATAGAGCGCCACGAGTGCAAGGACGGTGGTGAGGGAGGTATTGATAGAGCGAGCGAAGGTCTGGGAGATACTCTTCCCCACCGTCTCCTCGAAGGTCTCCCGGATACCCTTCTCGGAGTTACGACGCAGATTCTCACGCACGCGGTCGAAGACCACGATGGTGTCGTGGATGGAGAAACCGAGGATCACGAGGAGCGCAGTCACGAAGAGTGTATCCACTTCTGCACCCGTGTAGTGGCCGAGGACGGCGAAGAGGCCGACTGGGATGATCACGTCGTGCGCGAGGCCCACCACCGCCATGAGGCCGTACTTCCAAGAAGAGACAGGTGCAGAGACCTTGCGGAAGGCGAAAGCGATAAAGAGCACGATAGCGAGGATCACGAGCAGGATAGAGAAGAGCGCCTTAGTGCGAAGCTCCTTGCCCACGGTAGGCCCGATAGCATCAAAACGCGTCTCCGTGAGCGGCACCGTGCCCCCACGAGAAAGGACCGTCAGGGCATCCGCGTGGCCGCTACCCTCCAGGAAAGGAGTGCGCAAGATGAAGCCCTGCTCACCCGTCGGGCGCACTGAGTAGCCGCGGAAAGCGGGGTTCACATCGAGATCGAGCTTGATCACCTCGATATCCGGACGCTCGGCGGCATATTCCACCTCCATGATGGAACCGCCTTTAAAATCGATGCCGAAGTTGAGCCCGAAGACCGCCACCGCAGAGAGCGAAGCGACGAGGAGGAGCACCGAGAGGAGGTAGAAGGCTGCGCGGTGTTTAACGATGAACATATTATTTGTTGGAAAAGCCATTACCGAAGAGGAAGCGGACCGCGCCCTCGTTCTTACGGAGACCAAGGCCCAAGGAGAAGAGGAGCGTACGGGTCACAGTGATTGCGGTGAACATGGAGACGAGCACGCCGATGACGAAGACGAGGGCAAAGCCTTTAATGATCGGTGTGCCACCCATCCAGAAGAGGATGGCAGCCGTGATGATGCTTGAGAGGTTTGAATCCCTA is a window of Candidatus Parcubacteria bacterium DNA encoding:
- a CDS encoding UDP-N-acetylmuramate--L-alanine ligase, with protein sequence MEESLTQAKRIHLIGIGGIGISALARLLHHEGRVISGTEDNESAATLDELRAQGVSISLDLDPKALPSADCYIYSDAWLTKHPAVLEEARSRGVPTLSYFEALGKATRGYYLFAVAGTHGKTTTTAMLTDILEEAKLDPTAVVGSLRVKTKSNFRPGGGKYFVVEADEYMRHFLYFSPQVLVITNIDRDHLDYYRDLEDIQSAFRELALKVPEDGFVVCDTANPHLFPVIEGLRATVVNYAEAGEIPQLKLPGKHNIANAKAALSAARTVGVKDDVVLPALASFEGTARRFEYKGETPAGAFVYDDYAHNPPKVRAALEGTREKYPDRRIVAVFQPHLYSRTRLLLPEFAESFGDANEVIVLPIYAAREQDDGSTSSEMLADELGKRGVKVSPLSFIEAEEYLKSTLGPSDLVLTLGAGEAHKVGEAILS
- the rsmI gene encoding 16S rRNA (cytidine(1402)-2'-O)-methyltransferase, with the translated sequence MATLSVVATPIGNLEDVSPRALRILKEVDMILCEDTRLTRKLLSHYDIHTPTLSYHSNSDEAKEEKIVELLKEGKNLALVSDAGTPAISDPGAKLVAAIRTSLGAEVSIIAIPGPSALTAALSVSGLPSSDFLFLGFLPHKKGRNTLFAEIADSTRTVAFYESPHRLEKTLDALVEKLEPTRTLVVSREISKIYEEVVSDSPEKVRAYFLENPEKVRGEFVLMVSGRA
- a CDS encoding NUDIX hydrolase, translating into MKEGEEHFVGKVSCKGVLVSPNGKVVVCRNAHDQDFWDLPGGVLNAGETLEIGLAREIREEIGVEPTIGEVIWAGTFIKRKTGLQTVAIAFRGSLDESTQFSFDDGEIAEVRWIGKEDLKEITLFPEYHKILENFFA
- a CDS encoding MFS transporter; translated protein: MQKRILPVIFGTLLLDMIGIGMIIPIIPIIFTDPASSHFILQGYSQSAQFLIAGLVTALFGLMQFIAAPLLGELSDVYGRKRLLITGVAVLALSQLLFGFGVETASLALLIVSRIVAGIAGANFSIAQATIADVTEPKDRAKNFGLTGAAFGIGFILGPLLGGLIAGYFHSASAPFWFAGALGILNVLFLYFFLPETRRTPAAEKRSFHILKGIQNIKAAFDDHDARPVYLSSFLYMAGFAFFTSFISILLVNRFGFDEKGVGTFFAVTGFWIVFTQLVILRILSGKFAERKILKVSIFSVAAMLALYPFMPEALYLFVLMPFFAIPQGLTMANMSALVSKSVSADRQGAALGINGSLMALAQGVIPVAAGLGGGFLGLNAPFLAGSALIFLSWGILFVFMRRN
- the murD gene encoding UDP-N-acetylmuramoyl-L-alanine--D-glutamate ligase, which codes for MNPADYKSFFKGKRITLMGLGLLGRGAGDAEFLAKCGAVLTVTDLKSEEELRPSLTKLKKYKDIRYVLGKHDIADFHNVDLVVKNAGVPLHSPYIAEAHAQGIPVEMSASLFARFAPGPIVGVTGTRGKSTITHLVYEMLKASGKKVHLGGNVRGVSTLGLLPKVKPGDITVLELDSWQLQGFGEARISPQVAVFSNLLEDHRNYYKSDPEQYFKDKAQIFLHQDKGGVLVAGRGIAKQIRTIVKEHEWKGKLILPSELPPSFKLAIPGEHNRENAALAVEAVRALGVPENVMRETLANFIGLPGRLEFVREVRGVKVYNDTNATTPDATRAALAALAPQKPILIMGGADKELDMSKLLLVLPKHTKKIILLPGTGTDKLVLSAVLEKKVVRVTNLSGAIREAFDATEKGDVILFSPAFASFGLFQNEYDRGEKFLKLIRALK
- a CDS encoding type III PLP-dependent enzyme, which translates into the protein MDHPPQKEYETEVVEYPWIPSTTKNRQQKKSLKSSPIAAPDKLSRLIAEQNPQTPFLAVDLDVIAANYRSLRTNLPKAEVFYAVKANPEPEVVRLLVGLGSSFDVASPAEIELVLGAGAEANQVSYGNTIKKERDIAFAYEQGVRLFAFDSEEELLKIARVAPRSKVFCRILTSNEGAEWPLSRKFGCEISMARDLLIKAQELGLEPHGVSFHVGSQQTRLDQWDTPLREASELFTSLKEAGITLSMVNIGGGLPAHYQNDIEPVEAYAAAISDAMTKSFRTEQPQMIIEPGRSLVGDSGTIETEIVLISKKSYTDDVRWVYLDIGKFGGLAETHDEAIKYRIEVIGRSGPTAPVILAGPSCDSVDILYEKFQYQLPLSMRVGDRIRIHATGAYTSSYSSVGFNGFAPLPTYCI
- a CDS encoding disulfide bond formation protein B, with amino-acid sequence MAENAALITTILSFATVVADIALVAVFAGMLFGKYPQDYLPASLVRPMLLWGALIALFSFVLSLYYSEIVGFEPCTLCWWQRIFIYPQVVLFFIAWLRRDNGIWRYTLPLSVFGLFFAGAHWLLQTFNLSLLPCAANGPDCSKIYFQEFGYVTFPVMAISALLMLLAVSLVSRSFESRG